Within Corynebacterium jeddahense, the genomic segment CCAGGCGATCAGGCCGACAATGAGCAGGATCGAGACGGCCAGCACCGCGGTGCCTCGCGTGCGCCGCATCGCGGCTTGTCGTGTGGACACGGTTATTTCTCCTTGAGGTAGTTGTTGCGGCCGTCCAGCCAGGATTGCAGAATCTCCACCGCCGCAGCCTGGTCGATCACGGCGCGACCCGCTCTCTCGGTCACGCCCGAGGCGCGCAGCGACTGGGTCGCGGCGACGGTGGTGAGGCGCTCGTCCGCCATGCGCACCGGCACGTCGCTGCGGCGGCGGATGCGAAACGCGATCTCCTTGGCGTGCTTGACGCTGGTGGACCCGTTGCCATCGAGGTTGCGCGGCAGCCCGACCACGACCTCGACCGCCTCGTACTCGCGGATGATCTCGAGCAGCCGCTCGATGTCCTCGCCGTCGCGGTCCTTGAACCCGGTGACCCGGGCGACGGTCTCCACGGGGGTGGCCAACACCGCGCCGCGGTCGGAGGAGGCGACGCCGATGCGCACGGTGCCGACGTCGATGCCGATGCGTCGGCCCGGGCCCGGGTCGTCGACGCCCGGCGTGTCGGGCTGCATGTTCATTC encodes:
- the ruvX gene encoding Holliday junction resolvase RuvX: MNMQPDTPGVDDPGPGRRIGIDVGTVRIGVASSDRGAVLATPVETVARVTGFKDRDGEDIERLLEIIREYEAVEVVVGLPRNLDGNGSTSVKHAKEIAFRIRRRSDVPVRMADERLTTVAATQSLRASGVTERAGRAVIDQAAAVEILQSWLDGRNNYLKEK